In the Staphylococcus condimenti genome, one interval contains:
- a CDS encoding TDT family transporter: MLLHILRKVPVAINGLALGVMTLSTLFYHLNMIIAGLVSFIISCLCVALFILKSCIYPKDIVNELKNTNIFAIFPALPMMLITMLAVIKQSFGITSSFLTILWFGAIMMHVIMMAIFCIYHIPRDRFTPPNTSWFVMFVGVGVIAESAPNFYKIIGDIAIVMGSMSFLTLITIIVLEQSWKYYGRLQLPMVVIISAPAALCLNGYLMNETDYSYLYIDLFFIMSQLLFIFSLCFIPKILTNRFTPAYAALTFPWVTTASATYSVAQNVSLPFIPPEIIWSLAVIEIIFATVVVIFVILHYTWYLLDIRKFD, encoded by the coding sequence ATGCTATTACATATATTACGCAAAGTACCTGTGGCCATAAATGGATTAGCGCTCGGCGTCATGACGTTAAGTACGTTGTTCTATCATTTAAATATGATTATTGCCGGGTTAGTTTCCTTTATCATCAGTTGTTTATGTGTCGCATTATTTATATTAAAGAGTTGTATTTACCCAAAAGACATTGTGAATGAATTGAAAAACACAAACATCTTTGCAATTTTCCCAGCCTTGCCGATGATGTTGATAACTATGCTTGCTGTTATTAAGCAGTCTTTTGGCATCACTTCTTCATTTTTAACAATTTTATGGTTTGGCGCGATTATGATGCACGTCATTATGATGGCAATTTTTTGTATTTACCATATCCCGCGTGATCGATTCACACCGCCTAATACCAGTTGGTTTGTTATGTTTGTAGGGGTAGGTGTTATTGCTGAATCAGCACCGAACTTTTATAAGATAATAGGAGATATTGCTATTGTTATGGGCTCAATGTCATTTTTAACACTCATTACGATTATAGTGCTTGAACAATCATGGAAATATTATGGACGACTGCAATTGCCGATGGTTGTGATTATAAGTGCACCTGCTGCTTTATGTTTGAATGGTTATTTAATGAATGAAACAGATTATTCTTATCTTTATATAGATTTATTCTTTATAATGTCTCAACTGTTGTTCATATTTTCATTATGCTTTATTCCTAAGATTCTAACTAACCGTTTTACACCAGCCTATGCAGCACTCACATTCCCTTGGGTAACAACAGCATCTGCTACGTACAGTGTTGCTCAAAATGTATCATTGCCTTTTATTCCCCCGGAAATAATTTGGTCTTTAGCAGTGATTGAAATTATTTTTGCGACGGTTGTTGTTATATTCGTTATCCTCCACTACACTTGGTATTTATTAGATATTCGCAAGTTTGATTAA
- a CDS encoding DUF418 domain-containing protein, with protein sequence MQVQTKRISELDFMRGFALLGIILTNIISMMQPSDLINQNQVNYLALIDYFVENKFFAIFSFLFGVGFYIFINNAKQKGLNANKLFLRRLFFLGIFGIIHQFLQPGEALFIYAIFGLFLIPFFYLNKYINLVIGLVILIAFIYLNSKIILPLPYFILGLAAGQFELFTHIKTKILTLVTAVSGILSLASWTVLFKAHQLINNPMLVPHLSKKEADIFIQNREIYDHLLIITSPFIAVFYVSLLLLLVRVDIIGKLLSPLRLYGRMALTNYIGQTLLIYVAILIFGKHHVDFMNTFWICLVIYIIQFTFSSIWLKNFKYGPLEYIWRLGTYWKIFGIKKSTS encoded by the coding sequence ATGCAAGTGCAGACAAAAAGAATTTCAGAATTAGATTTTATGAGAGGTTTTGCATTATTAGGTATTATCTTGACTAATATTATATCAATGATGCAGCCTTCTGACTTAATTAATCAAAACCAAGTTAATTACTTAGCTCTTATCGATTATTTTGTAGAAAATAAATTTTTTGCGATTTTCTCATTTTTATTCGGAGTAGGTTTTTATATTTTTATTAATAACGCTAAACAGAAAGGTTTAAATGCCAACAAATTATTTTTAAGACGTCTTTTCTTCTTAGGAATATTCGGGATTATACATCAATTCTTGCAGCCAGGAGAGGCTTTATTCATATATGCTATTTTCGGCTTATTTTTAATCCCCTTCTTTTATTTGAATAAATATATTAATTTAGTAATAGGTCTCGTTATATTAATCGCTTTTATATATTTAAACAGCAAAATCATTCTGCCTTTACCCTACTTTATTTTAGGTTTAGCTGCAGGTCAATTTGAATTATTCACTCATATTAAAACAAAGATTTTAACACTTGTAACTGCTGTTTCAGGTATTTTATCTTTAGCAAGCTGGACTGTATTATTTAAAGCGCATCAATTAATTAATAACCCAATGCTCGTCCCTCATTTAAGCAAAAAAGAAGCTGATATATTCATTCAAAATCGAGAAATATATGATCACTTACTGATCATCACTAGCCCATTTATTGCGGTGTTTTATGTATCATTACTTTTATTACTCGTCAGAGTTGATATTATCGGTAAATTGTTATCGCCATTACGTCTGTATGGCAGAATGGCACTTACAAACTATATCGGGCAAACATTATTGATTTATGTTGCTATATTAATATTTGGCAAACACCACGTTGATTTTATGAATACATTTTGGATTTGCCTCGTAATTTATATCATTCAATTTACTTTCTCTAGTATTTGGTTGAAAAACTTTAAATATGGGCCACTTGAATATATTTGGAGACTTGGGACTTATTGGAAAATATTCGGTATCAAAAAATCAACGAGTTAA
- a CDS encoding VOC family protein — MPITGHHHISMYTKDARQNKYFYTEILGLRLVEKTVNQDNPTMYHLFYGDQTGTPGTLLTFFEMPNLGKHHPGTNSIARIALLVPDKHALDFFEERLNHYEIQTNATTYLGQQALTFQDPDGLELILIDNHNHKTPEVWQHNPYSDIPENVQILGMGPVELRLRDTRPTADFLVDILGYQPLAEDVYTLDSEGIYSNFVLVEDSGERVKPGRGYVHHIAVSVPTDEDLEDIRQRINQLPDSNTGIIDRYFFKSLYYRHNKIMYEFATEAPGFTVDTKVENLGKSLSLPDFLEDRRTEIENNLEEI, encoded by the coding sequence ATGCCAATCACAGGACATCATCACATTTCTATGTACACAAAAGACGCGCGTCAAAACAAATATTTTTATACTGAAATTTTAGGGCTTCGTTTAGTTGAAAAAACCGTGAACCAAGATAATCCTACGATGTACCATTTATTTTATGGAGATCAAACAGGAACACCTGGAACTTTATTAACATTTTTTGAGATGCCTAATTTAGGAAAACATCATCCAGGCACAAACAGTATTGCACGTATTGCTTTGCTTGTACCTGATAAACACGCTTTAGATTTCTTTGAAGAACGTTTGAATCATTACGAAATACAGACTAATGCTACAACGTATTTGGGACAACAAGCACTTACGTTTCAAGATCCAGATGGATTAGAACTCATTTTAATAGATAATCACAATCATAAAACCCCTGAAGTTTGGCAACACAATCCTTATTCAGATATACCAGAAAATGTACAGATACTAGGCATGGGACCAGTAGAATTGCGATTGCGAGATACAAGACCTACCGCAGACTTCCTAGTTGATATACTAGGCTATCAACCGTTAGCTGAAGATGTTTATACACTAGATTCAGAAGGCATTTATTCTAACTTTGTTTTAGTCGAAGATAGCGGAGAACGTGTAAAACCTGGCAGAGGCTATGTCCATCATATTGCGGTCAGTGTTCCTACCGATGAAGATTTAGAAGACATACGTCAAAGAATCAATCAACTTCCAGACAGCAATACTGGCATTATTGATCGCTATTTCTTTAAATCACTTTACTATCGCCATAATAAAATTATGTATGAGTTTGCGACTGAAGCACCTGGTTTCACAGTAGATACAAAAGTCGAAAACTTAGGAAAGTCACTTTCTTTGCCTGACTTCCTTGAAGACCGCCGCACAGAAATCGAAAATAATTTAGAAGAGATATAA
- a CDS encoding GNAT family N-acetyltransferase, with product MAEIKQGNNKFYVGDSEEQPEAEITYVSAGEDKIDVNHTGVSGSLEGQGIGTQLVKRVVEYAKENNLKIIPSCPFAKKVIEETPEFQDVLA from the coding sequence ATGGCAGAAATTAAACAAGGTAACAATAAGTTTTACGTTGGAGATTCTGAAGAGCAGCCGGAAGCAGAGATTACGTACGTATCAGCTGGCGAAGATAAAATTGATGTAAACCATACTGGTGTCAGCGGAAGTTTAGAAGGACAAGGTATCGGTACTCAATTAGTTAAAAGAGTTGTAGAATATGCGAAAGAAAATAATTTAAAAATTATCCCGTCTTGTCCATTTGCGAAAAAAGTAATTGAAGAAACGCCTGAATTCCAAGACGTTTTAGCATAA
- a CDS encoding YxeA family protein, translating to MKKSFIIILPLIFFASALIYIFSNDKHQEGEYFAILHQFNPLVKKEESYLKTKRPDKQLEYNRVSYTQPVYNEKGKSRKITFEAIQKLKTDHYLKIKHKGAHVETFEEVSKNDVPQQALKAIEKE from the coding sequence ATGAAAAAATCATTTATTATTATTTTACCTTTAATATTTTTTGCCTCGGCTTTAATTTATATATTTTCAAATGATAAACATCAAGAAGGAGAATATTTTGCTATACTTCATCAATTTAATCCTCTAGTTAAAAAAGAAGAAAGCTATCTCAAAACAAAGCGTCCTGACAAACAATTGGAGTATAACAGAGTAAGCTATACACAGCCTGTTTATAACGAAAAAGGAAAAAGCCGAAAGATAACATTTGAAGCCATTCAGAAATTAAAAACAGATCATTATCTCAAAATTAAACATAAAGGTGCCCATGTTGAAACATTCGAAGAAGTAAGTAAAAACGATGTACCTCAGCAAGCATTAAAAGCAATTGAAAAAGAGTAG
- a CDS encoding DUF4004 family protein: MPEQLISKKELLLKCDITYGQLYRWKRKNLIPDEWFIRKSTYTGQESFLPKDKVLKRIKDIQKYKNEYSLDELAKMFAEEGEAAENNVISDETLMNQWSRYFMNEVGETLLNEYPKQKAVYVGTILNDVLTKSIISMDELQDLKDFLLQNSKENKQAVLYICRKLGITFYLLVEQQTEIILDKSVKVLDTIQAEKLFMKEQ; this comes from the coding sequence ATGCCAGAACAACTTATTAGTAAGAAAGAACTTTTATTGAAGTGTGACATTACTTATGGTCAGCTTTATCGTTGGAAACGCAAGAATCTAATCCCTGATGAATGGTTTATTCGTAAATCAACTTATACAGGTCAGGAATCCTTTCTGCCGAAAGATAAGGTATTGAAGCGTATCAAAGATATACAAAAATATAAAAATGAATATTCCTTAGATGAATTGGCGAAGATGTTTGCTGAAGAAGGAGAAGCAGCAGAGAATAATGTAATCAGTGATGAAACATTGATGAATCAATGGTCACGTTATTTTATGAATGAAGTAGGGGAAACATTGTTGAATGAATATCCTAAGCAAAAAGCTGTTTATGTTGGAACAATTTTAAATGATGTATTAACAAAGAGTATTATATCGATGGATGAATTGCAGGATTTAAAAGACTTTTTACTTCAAAACAGCAAGGAAAATAAACAGGCGGTCTTATATATTTGTCGAAAACTAGGCATCACTTTTTATTTACTTGTTGAGCAACAAACGGAAATTATTTTAGATAAAAGCGTTAAAGTGCTTGATACGATTCAAGCAGAGAAGCTATTTATGAAAGAACAGTGA
- a CDS encoding YbfB/YjiJ family MFS transporter yields MNHHAHRQLLLGMASLFIVMAIGRFAYTPILPFMQHAEHMSDQAAGLLATINYLGYLLGAIIPMFFIFKSKVVDVKIYLILNILSIILMGFTTNYILWSILRLIAGITSGTVFVLASNVVLEALRQAHKEGISGLLYSAVGLGLFSSSIYVFFFTDESTWQMTWIILGVFSLILGLLVIFFMKENPPVETHAQDNKGSKTTHRLNPKFMRWFSIAYFCEGAGYIITGTFLVAIIKSIPAFSEYAALSWMFVGLGAIPSTVVWSMIAEKLDYSKATYMAFGLQIISVCLPVISHDIASLIISSLLFGSTFLGLTTLFMSKGQMLMFQTGSKSNFIATLTVIYSIGQMIAPFVSGYLIGKSGNYNSALLFATAILIIGLISSWISYRALQQEERTV; encoded by the coding sequence ATGAATCATCATGCTCATAGACAGCTTTTATTGGGAATGGCTTCTTTATTTATTGTTATGGCAATCGGGCGTTTTGCCTATACGCCGATTTTACCGTTCATGCAACATGCTGAGCATATGAGTGATCAAGCCGCAGGATTACTTGCGACCATTAATTATCTTGGTTATTTACTCGGTGCGATTATTCCCATGTTTTTCATTTTCAAAAGCAAAGTTGTAGATGTCAAAATCTATCTAATACTTAATATTCTCTCCATTATCTTAATGGGATTCACGACAAATTACATATTATGGTCAATACTGCGTCTCATTGCTGGTATCACAAGCGGGACTGTCTTTGTACTTGCTTCAAATGTAGTTTTAGAAGCATTGCGCCAGGCTCACAAGGAAGGTATTTCCGGGTTGTTATATAGTGCGGTAGGTCTAGGGTTATTCTCAAGCAGTATTTATGTATTCTTCTTTACGGATGAATCCACTTGGCAGATGACTTGGATTATCCTAGGTGTATTCTCTTTAATACTCGGATTACTGGTCATCTTCTTTATGAAAGAAAATCCTCCAGTAGAGACACATGCTCAGGATAACAAAGGAAGTAAGACTACCCACCGTCTAAATCCCAAGTTTATGCGCTGGTTCTCGATCGCCTACTTTTGCGAAGGTGCGGGTTATATCATTACAGGAACTTTCTTAGTTGCGATTATCAAATCTATTCCTGCATTTTCTGAATATGCAGCTTTAAGTTGGATGTTTGTAGGATTAGGCGCAATTCCTTCTACTGTTGTTTGGTCGATGATTGCGGAAAAATTAGATTATAGTAAAGCAACTTACATGGCCTTCGGATTACAAATTATCAGTGTTTGTTTACCTGTGATTTCTCATGATATTGCCAGCTTGATTATCAGTTCACTATTATTCGGCAGTACTTTCTTAGGTCTCACAACACTATTTATGTCCAAAGGACAAATGCTAATGTTCCAAACAGGCAGTAAGTCTAACTTCATTGCGACATTAACTGTTATCTACAGTATTGGACAAATGATTGCACCTTTTGTTTCAGGTTACCTTATCGGAAAATCCGGCAATTATAACTCTGCATTGTTATTTGCGACTGCCATCTTAATCATTGGTTTAATCAGCAGTTGGATAAGTTATCGTGCATTACAACAAGAAGAAAGAACGGTTTAA
- a CDS encoding GIY-YIG nuclease family protein, translated as MIKLTDFITTPNIKRTKIKFNMNASDITKRAWDFLLEDHPGWIELNAWKTKQTNNNLNHADYLIALAQYYPYGPEYFVFGGLYKVEKIIPEVFDKPGYKLTLMNEYQEYIKRLIIKIDRPIGRDVYNRLYSNVQAQLNPEVYEIVPNVKLGHFPGYQNICMTHKELKQIVERNEPSWQEALSYVKGVYVITDMHNGQLYIGSASGNTDGIWQRWAGYAHPNNLTGGNKAFLKILEDKGSKYITDNFQYSIIEIFDTKTKVETILERENYWKNVFKTKDFGMNHN; from the coding sequence ATGATTAAACTTACAGATTTTATAACAACACCCAATATAAAGCGCACTAAAATTAAATTTAATATGAATGCCAGCGATATAACAAAACGCGCTTGGGACTTTCTTTTAGAAGACCATCCAGGATGGATAGAACTTAATGCGTGGAAAACTAAACAGACGAATAATAATCTGAATCATGCAGACTACTTGATTGCTCTAGCGCAGTATTATCCGTACGGGCCTGAGTATTTCGTATTTGGCGGCTTATACAAGGTTGAAAAAATAATTCCGGAAGTTTTTGATAAACCAGGTTATAAACTGACTCTAATGAATGAATATCAAGAATATATCAAACGGTTAATCATTAAAATAGACCGCCCTATAGGAAGGGATGTCTATAATCGCTTGTACAGCAATGTTCAAGCACAATTGAATCCTGAAGTGTATGAAATTGTGCCTAATGTAAAATTGGGACATTTTCCTGGTTATCAAAATATTTGTATGACGCATAAAGAATTAAAACAAATTGTGGAACGTAATGAACCGAGCTGGCAAGAAGCACTCAGTTATGTAAAAGGTGTATATGTGATTACAGATATGCATAATGGACAACTTTATATCGGTTCAGCTTCAGGCAATACTGATGGGATTTGGCAAAGATGGGCAGGATATGCACACCCAAACAATTTAACTGGAGGAAATAAAGCGTTTTTAAAAATATTAGAAGATAAAGGATCTAAGTATATTACTGATAACTTTCAGTATTCCATTATTGAGATTTTTGATACTAAAACAAAAGTGGAAACGATATTGGAGCGTGAAAATTATTGGAAGAATGTATTTAAAACGAAAGATTTCGGGATGAATCATAATTAA
- a CDS encoding rhodanese-related sulfurtransferase, whose product MDYRVLLYYKYVTIDDPETFAAEHLEFCKENNLKGRILVSTEGINGTLSGTKEDTDKYIAHMRADERFKDITFKIDEAEEHAFKKMHVRPRKEIVALDLDNDIDPRETTGKYLSPSEFREALEDDETIVIDARNDYEFDLGHFRGAVRPNITRFRDLPDWIKENKEMFMDKKIVTYCTGGIRCEKFSGFLLKEGFEDVAQLEGGIATYGKDPETKGELWDGKMYVFDERISVDVNQVEKTVIGKEWFDGTPCERYINCSNPECNKQILVSEENEHRYLGACCKECAEHERNRYVAKHNISDEEKERRLENFKETVQQ is encoded by the coding sequence ATGGATTATAGAGTATTGTTATATTATAAATATGTCACAATCGATGACCCCGAAACTTTTGCTGCAGAGCATTTAGAATTTTGTAAAGAGAACAACTTAAAAGGCCGTATTTTAGTATCCACTGAAGGTATCAACGGTACTTTATCCGGCACAAAAGAAGATACAGATAAATATATTGCACATATGCGTGCTGATGAACGTTTTAAAGATATCACTTTCAAAATCGATGAAGCGGAAGAACATGCTTTCAAAAAGATGCATGTGCGTCCTAGAAAAGAAATCGTTGCGCTTGATTTAGACAACGACATCGACCCACGTGAAACAACAGGTAAATATTTGTCACCTTCTGAATTCCGTGAAGCTTTAGAAGATGATGAAACTATCGTTATCGATGCACGTAACGACTATGAATTTGATTTAGGTCATTTCCGAGGCGCTGTACGCCCTAACATTACACGTTTCAGAGATTTACCTGATTGGATTAAAGAAAACAAAGAAATGTTCATGGATAAAAAAATTGTCACTTATTGTACTGGCGGTATCCGTTGTGAAAAATTCTCAGGCTTCCTTTTAAAAGAAGGTTTTGAAGATGTAGCGCAACTTGAAGGCGGAATCGCAACTTATGGTAAAGATCCTGAAACAAAAGGTGAACTTTGGGATGGTAAAATGTATGTCTTTGATGAACGTATCAGTGTAGATGTTAACCAAGTTGAAAAAACAGTCATCGGTAAAGAATGGTTCGATGGTACACCTTGCGAACGTTATATCAATTGCAGCAACCCGGAATGCAATAAACAAATCTTAGTTTCTGAAGAAAATGAACACCGTTATTTAGGCGCTTGCTGTAAAGAATGTGCAGAACATGAACGCAACCGTTATGTTGCTAAACACAACATTAGCGATGAGGAAAAAGAAAGACGTTTAGAAAACTTTAAAGAGACAGTTCAACAGTAA